The stretch of DNA AAATAAAGGAGGATTGTGTGCACTACAAACGCAAAATTTTCGGATATGAATGCGATATTTACGGACATCTGAACAATGCTAATTATCTTCATCTTTATGAAGAAGCAAGAGCAGATGCATTGGAACAGATGAATTTGCCAATCAGGAAGATCAGGGAAATGGGAATCAGTATTTATGTAACTCATATAGAAATTGATTTCAAAAAAGGAATCGAATTGGAAGAAACTGTAATAATCAAATCTTCCATTTCCAAAATGTCGAGGTTAAAGGCTATCTGGAAACAGGAAATTTATAACAGTAAGAATGAGTTGTGTAATATTGCTCAGGTTACCGGTGTTTTTGTAAAAGCTGGAAAACCCGGTCGAATTTCAAAAGAATTGTTCGAGCGTTTTCTGAAGTTTAAAGAGAATTAGCCGCAGAGACACAGAGGTCACAGAGAAATAGCTCACGGATTTGCACGGATCAAACGGATTTTAATACCCTTTTCCATTTTTATAAATTATTCTCCGTGTTCTCTGTGTCTCTGTGGCAAAAAAGGTGATGATTTTATTAAAATTTATAAGTCAGAGAAATCTGGTTCAGATATCCAAGATCACCATAAGAAACAATAGCATAGTCAACTGCAAATTTGTAGAGTTTAAATCCTGCTCCAAACGATAAACCAGCAAAAGTACTGCCGTCTCCACCTGTTCTCCAGTCTTTGCCGTTGGATTTATAACCGGTTCGTAGAGAAAACATCCTGTGCAGTTTATATTCCAAACCCATACTTCCATTAAAATCGTTCTTAAATGGTTTGTTGATATCGAGCAAAATAAAAAGCTTTTCAGTAGGTTGGTATTTGAAACCGACAGTAACCATTGTTGGTAAAGTTTCATTATATTTATCAGATGTGTAATAAGTTAATTGTTTTCCCAGGTTTTTCAGGGCAATTCCGACTTTGATATTTTTATTGATCGTCTGATGTAAAAGGGAAGCATCGATAGTAATAGCAGATGCAGAATTATCATCGAGAGATTCTCTGATATATTTAAGAGCCAGCCCGATATTCAAACTTTCCATTATCAGCCGGTTATCACTTATTCCAATGACAATATTTGACATCCCGAATGTTCCATCAGTACCGACATAATCACCATTATTCATCAATGTCCTGGGTTCCGTGGCAGTAAAAAATTTTGAGAACAAAGCAACAGT from Candidatus Cloacimonadota bacterium encodes:
- a CDS encoding acyl-CoA thioesterase, encoding MKEDCVHYKRKIFGYECDIYGHLNNANYLHLYEEARADALEQMNLPIRKIREMGISIYVTHIEIDFKKGIELEETVIIKSSISKMSRLKAIWKQEIYNSKNELCNIAQVTGVFVKAGKPGRISKELFERFLKFKEN
- a CDS encoding PorV/PorQ family protein; amino-acid sequence: MAIHENAGTTGFSFLKVDFAARSAALGNSFTALADDANAVFYNSSSLAQLSRPQIATTYMSYIDDIQCGSVVAAIPMRNGRTVALFSKFFTATEPRTLMNNGDYVGTDGTFGMSNIVIGISDNRLIMESLNIGLALKYIRESLDDNSASAITIDASLLHQTINKNIKVGIALKNLGKQLTYYTSDKYNETLPTMVTVGFKYQPTEKLFILLDINKPFKNDFNGSMGLEYKLHRMFSLRTGYKSNGKDWRTGGDGSTFAGLSFGAGFKLYKFAVDYAIVSYGDLGYLNQISLTYKF